In Aspergillus fumigatus Af293 chromosome 2, whole genome shotgun sequence, a genomic segment contains:
- a CDS encoding putative C2H2 finger domain protein: MHSSAYADILPMTIGNRVSFEDCELYPAPDSCADPAYFPNESQFQLRSSHLQSIPKTHYFPAYMSWTHGSLPSHTAGPLSVMEMGLHPVLLSPDRVASPWSGYSSISGAESPGSTADGSFAHSNMMEPYPSPPYAYDDPRDSSVKAEQYSSPVTSITSSVALPQIQTYPDPDPMVNSPYSVTAPAQPNVYEEHNCSEGLEVVAAQAHHRGSDSTSGHKTPPPSPRRRKSRCSVQKGSPPNRVTKRKTQVKPNIRASASKQHPAKSKTKGHVFVCSFSRYGCASTFASKNEWKRHIASQHVQLGFFRCDVGNCNGGHKPNNKMTSTSTLNHHDQPGHQTNDFNRKDLFTQHQRRMHAPWVLAGRPDATTEQERKAFEASLEDVRARCWHEQRKPPQQSSCGFCGRNFSGPNSWNDRMDHVGRHFEKDETPLEEAEDIALRDWAIRERIIQRDSKGQWMLTALC, from the coding sequence ATGCATTCAAGCGCTTATGCCGACATCCTTCCGATGACGATCGGGAATCGTGTATCATTTGAAGATTGCGAGCTTTACCCAGCTCCTGACTCTTGCGCCGATCCAGCCTACTTTCCGAACGAATCTCAATTTCAACTGCGATCGTCCCATCTCCAGAGCATTCCTAAGACTCATTACTTCCCTGCGTATATGTCGTGGACCCACGGATCTCTTCCCTCGCACACTGCTGGTCCTTTGTCGGTAATGGAGATGGGTCTCCACCCTGTTCTCTTGAGTCCAGATCGCGTCGCATCACCTTGGAGCGGCTACTCCTCCATCTCTGGTGCAGAGAGCCCTGGCAGCACCGCAGATGGTAGCTTTGCACACAGCAACATGATGGAACCCTACCCGTCCCCACCCTATGCCTATGATGATCCAAGAGATTCCTCAGTCAAGGCAGAACAATATTCCTCACCAGTGACGTCTATCACTAGCTCGGTCGCCTTGCCTCAAATACAAACCTATCCTGACCCCGACCCGATGGTGAACTCACCCTACTCAGTGACTGCGCCAGCACAGCCCAATGTTTACGAGGAACACAATTGCTCTGAAGGATTGGAAGTCGTGGCAGCTCAAGCTCATCACCGCGGCTCGGATAGTACGTCGGGTCACAAAACCCCTCCACCTTCCCCTCGACGTCGAAAGTCTCGCTGCAGCGTTCAGAAAGGCTCGCCACCGAACCGCGTCACTAAGAGGAAGACTCAGGTCAAGCCAAACATTAGAGCGTCAGCTTCGAAACAGCATCCTGCCAAGTCGAAGACCAAGGGCCACGTCTtcgtctgcagcttctcACGCTACGGCTGCGCAAGTACCTTTGCCTCCAAGAACGAATGGAAGCGACACATTGCCTCTCAGCACGTCCAActcggcttcttccgctGCGACGTCGGCAACTGCAACGGCGGCCACAAACCCAACAACAAAATGACCTCAACTTCCACCCTCAACCACCACGACCAGCCCGGTCACCAAACCAACGACTTTAACCGCAAGGATCTTTTCACCCAGCACCAGCGCCGCATGCATGCACCCTGGGTCCTCGCGGGCCGGCCCGACGCCACCACCGAGCAGGAACGGAAGGCCTTCGAGGCCAGTCTCGAGGATGTCCGCGCTCGCTGCTGGCATGAGCAACGCAAGCCGCCACAACAGAGTTCCTGTGGATTCTGCGGGCGCAATTTCTCCGGCCCAAACAGCTGGAATGACCGTATGGACCATGTCGGACGGCACTTCGAAAAGGATGAGACTCCTCTtgaggaggccgaggataTCGCCCTAAGGGACTGGGCCATCAGAGAACGGATCATCCAGCGTGATAGTAAAGGGCAGTGGATGCTTACTGCTTTGTGCTAA